A genomic region of Salvelinus namaycush isolate Seneca chromosome 7, SaNama_1.0, whole genome shotgun sequence contains the following coding sequences:
- the LOC120051087 gene encoding U6 snRNA-associated Sm-like protein LSm5 has product MAATPATNPSQLLPLELVDKCIGSRIHIVMKNDKEIVGTLLGFDDFVNMVLEDVTEFEITPEGRRITKLDQILLNGNNITMLIPGGEGPEV; this is encoded by the exons ATGGCGGCCACCCCAGCTACAAATCCATCACAGTTGCTCCCACTTG AGCTCGTGGACAAATGTATAGGTTCCCGAATCCATATTGTCATGAAAAACGACAAAGAAATTGTCGGCACCCTGTTGGGTTTCGATGATTTTGTCA ACATGGTGTTGGAGGACGTGACAGAATT TGAAATCACACCGGAGGGAAGAAGGATAACCAAACTGGACCAGATCCTACTCAACGGCAACAACATCACCATG CTCATACCTGGAGGCGAAGGGCCTGAAGTATGA
- the LOC120051086 gene encoding proteasome activator complex subunit 2-like isoform X1, with protein MKTKVGYFEEIDLQRRAFYLIEFSLNRLLKMSRSSVLKIKSVNSAKAEDLFSNYIPLKITQLDNLLKEEDLSITDLSTLHAPLDIPIPDPPTPEDEEMETDKNDDDEKKKKAPKCGFIKGNEKIVKLLDRVKPEILALRETIITVSCWIQHLIPKIEDGNDFGVAIQEKILERITAVKTKVDGFHTNINKYFSERGDAVAKASKLTHVMDYRSLVHEKDEAVYSDIRVILLDIRGFYAELYDIISKNLEKVTNPKGEEKPSMY; from the exons ATGAAAACGAAAGTAGGCTACTTTGAGGAAATAGACTTACAACGACGGGCCTTTTACTTGATAGAATTTTCACTAAACCGTTTGCTCAAAATGTCGAGATCATCTGTACTGAAAATAAAAAGTGTAAACTCAGCGAAG GCAGAGGATCTGTTTTCAAACTACATCCCATTGAAGATCACCCAACTGGACAACCTGCTGAAG gaggaggatCTCAGCATCACAGACCTGTCCACTCTCCATGCTCCTCTAGACATCCCTATACCAGACCCTCCTACTCCAGAGGATGAG GAAATGGAGACTGACAAGAATGATGATgatgagaagaagaagaaag CTCCAAAATGTGGCTTCATCAAAGGGAATGAGAAGATTGTGAAGCTGCTTGACAGAGTCAAACCAGAGATCctagcactgagggagacaatcATTACA GTGTCCTGCTGGATTCAGCATCTCATTCCCAAAATAGAGGATGGGAATGACTTTGGCGTTGCAATCCAG GAGAAAATCTTGGAAAGAATAACTGCAGTGAAGACCAAAGTGGACGGCTTCCACACCAACATTAACAA GTACTTTTCAGAGAGGGGTGATGCAGTGGCTAAAGCCTCCAAGTTAACTCATGTG ATGGACTACCGCTCTCTGGTCCATGAAAAGGATGAGGCTGTTTACTCTGACATCAGAGTCATCCTTCTGGACATCCGTGGCTTCTAT GCGGAACTGTATGACATCATCAGCAAGAACCTGGAAAAAGTCACTAATCCGAAAGGAGAAGAAAAGCCCTCAATGTACTGA
- the LOC120051086 gene encoding proteasome activator complex subunit 2-like isoform X2: MKTKVGYFEEIDLQRRAFYLIEFSLNRLLKMSRSSVLKIKSVNSAKVDNFRQSLYQQAEDLFSNYIPLKITQLDNLLKEEDLSITDLSTLHAPLDIPIPDPPTPEDEEMETDKNDDDEKKKKAPKCGFIKGNEKIVKLLDRVKPEILALRETIITVSCWIQHLIPKIEDGNDFGVAIQEKILERITAVKTKVDGFHTNINKYFSERGDAVAKASKLTHVMDYRSLVHEKDEAVYSDIRVILLDIRGFYAELYDIISKNLEKVTNPKGEEKPSMY, translated from the exons ATGAAAACGAAAGTAGGCTACTTTGAGGAAATAGACTTACAACGACGGGCCTTTTACTTGATAGAATTTTCACTAAACCGTTTGCTCAAAATGTCGAGATCATCTGTACTGAAAATAAAAAGTGTAAACTCAGCGAAG GTGGATAACTTCCGCCAGTCTCTGTATCAACAG GCAGAGGATCTGTTTTCAAACTACATCCCATTGAAGATCACCCAACTGGACAACCTGCTGAAG gaggaggatCTCAGCATCACAGACCTGTCCACTCTCCATGCTCCTCTAGACATCCCTATACCAGACCCTCCTACTCCAGAGGATGAG GAAATGGAGACTGACAAGAATGATGATgatgagaagaagaagaaag CTCCAAAATGTGGCTTCATCAAAGGGAATGAGAAGATTGTGAAGCTGCTTGACAGAGTCAAACCAGAGATCctagcactgagggagacaatcATTACA GTGTCCTGCTGGATTCAGCATCTCATTCCCAAAATAGAGGATGGGAATGACTTTGGCGTTGCAATCCAG GAGAAAATCTTGGAAAGAATAACTGCAGTGAAGACCAAAGTGGACGGCTTCCACACCAACATTAACAA GTACTTTTCAGAGAGGGGTGATGCAGTGGCTAAAGCCTCCAAGTTAACTCATGTG ATGGACTACCGCTCTCTGGTCCATGAAAAGGATGAGGCTGTTTACTCTGACATCAGAGTCATCCTTCTGGACATCCGTGGCTTCTAT GCGGAACTGTATGACATCATCAGCAAGAACCTGGAAAAAGTCACTAATCCGAAAGGAGAAGAAAAGCCCTCAATGTACTGA